A stretch of Triticum aestivum cultivar Chinese Spring chromosome 1D, IWGSC CS RefSeq v2.1, whole genome shotgun sequence DNA encodes these proteins:
- the LOC123173743 gene encoding uncharacterized protein isoform X1 produces the protein MPAATAAAMRSGVGADGVLLARQSRDNARPGSNPLPHELLLDAPPPTLRPRRRQLPSDRAAAYGLRPCPRPLSCPPLPRRKEKRRDACRSNDQIERRPDPSATVAQGSRASDDVALPVRQGPGRRCFCSAMAMELPPNPKSWTGRGRLLFQGHNDEFYGRCSCKEELCSLDKDGKYNSIQKQTWTTQIGTPEQSDTPVSANDMCSLVEWPCHARRNRALLQDDQLQAERANTQERIYLERAEGQQLEERLKEECAERERLLEEERTSRLEFEKNMMAKFAELSQ, from the exons atgccggcggcgacggcggcagcgatGCGGTCTGGCGTCGGCGCCGACGGAGTTCTCCTTGCCCGTCAATCCCGCGACAATGCCCGCCCGGGCTCAAATCCCCTCCCCCACGagctcctcctcgacgcgccgccaCCCACGCTCAGACCTCGCCGCCGCCAACTACCCTCAGACCGCGCCGCCGCCTATGGCCTCCGCCCATGCCCCCGTCCTCTCTCCTGCCCTCCACTCCCccgaagaaaagagaagagaagagacgCATGTAGATCGAACGACCAGATCGAGCGGCGGCCAGATCCATCCGCCACGGTTGCCCAGGGCTCGCGCGCCTCCGACGACGTGGCCCTGCCCGTGCGTCAAGGGCCTGGACGGAGATGCTTCTGCTCCGCAATGGCCATGGAGCTTCCTCCCAATCCAAAGTCTTGGACTGGACGGGGACGGCTGCTCTTCCAAG GGCACAATGATGAATTTTACGGACGATGCTCCTG TAAAGAAGAGCTCTGTTCTCTTGACAAGGATGGAAAGTATAACAGCATACAAAAACAAACGTGGACAACCCAGATTG GAACTCCAGAACAATCTGACACTCCAGTGTCTGCTAATGACATGTGTTCCCTTGTCGAATGGCCATGCCATGCTCGCCGCAACCGTGCGCTACTACAGGATG ATCAACTACAAGCTGAACGTGCAAACACGCAAGAGAGGATTTACTTGGAGCGTGCTGAGGGACAACAACTTGAGGAAAGGTTAAAAGAAGAGTGTGCTGAAAGGGAAAGATTGTTGGAAGAGGAGCGAACATCAAGACTGGAATTTGAAAAAAACATGATGGCAAAGTTTGCAGAATTGAGCCAATAG
- the LOC123173743 gene encoding uncharacterized protein isoform X5 encodes MTASTQHATVESAATRQIDSKNLCLLYLRKGTMMNFTDDAPVKKSSVLLTRMESITAYKNKRGQPRLELQNNLTLQCLLMTCVPLSNGHAMLAATVRYYRMINYKLNVQTRKRGFTWSVLRDNNLRKG; translated from the exons ATGACGGCGTCAACACAGCACGCCACAGTTGAGTCAGCTGCTACTCGTCAG ATTGACTCAAAAAATTTATGTCTGCTTTACCTACGCAAGGGCACAATGATGAATTTTACGGACGATGCTCCTG TAAAGAAGAGCTCTGTTCTCTTGACAAGGATGGAAAGTATAACAGCATACAAAAACAAACGTGGACAACCCAGATTG GAACTCCAGAACAATCTGACACTCCAGTGTCTGCTAATGACATGTGTTCCCTTGTCGAATGGCCATGCCATGCTCGCCGCAACCGTGCGCTACTACAGGATG ATCAACTACAAGCTGAACGTGCAAACACGCAAGAGAGGATTTACTTGGAGCGTGCTGAGGGACAACAACTTGAGGAAAGGTTAA
- the LOC123173743 gene encoding uncharacterized protein isoform X3 has translation MPARAQIPSPTSSSSTRRHPRSDLAAANYPQTAPPPMASAHAPVLSPALHSPEEKRREETHVDRTTRSSGGQIHPPRLPRARAPPTTWPCPCVKGLDGDASAPQWPWSFLPIQSLGLDGDGCSSKIDSKNLCLLYLRKGTMMNFTDDAPVKKSSVLLTRMESITAYKNKRGQPRLELQNNLTLQCLLMTCVPLSNGHAMLAATVRYYRMINYKLNVQTRKRGFTWSVLRDNNLRKG, from the exons ATGCCCGCCCGGGCTCAAATCCCCTCCCCCACGagctcctcctcgacgcgccgccaCCCACGCTCAGACCTCGCCGCCGCCAACTACCCTCAGACCGCGCCGCCGCCTATGGCCTCCGCCCATGCCCCCGTCCTCTCTCCTGCCCTCCACTCCCccgaagaaaagagaagagaagagacgCATGTAGATCGAACGACCAGATCGAGCGGCGGCCAGATCCATCCGCCACGGTTGCCCAGGGCTCGCGCGCCTCCGACGACGTGGCCCTGCCCGTGCGTCAAGGGCCTGGACGGAGATGCTTCTGCTCCGCAATGGCCATGGAGCTTCCTCCCAATCCAAAGTCTTGGACTGGACGGGGACGGCTGCTCTTCCAAG ATTGACTCAAAAAATTTATGTCTGCTTTACCTACGCAAGGGCACAATGATGAATTTTACGGACGATGCTCCTG TAAAGAAGAGCTCTGTTCTCTTGACAAGGATGGAAAGTATAACAGCATACAAAAACAAACGTGGACAACCCAGATTG GAACTCCAGAACAATCTGACACTCCAGTGTCTGCTAATGACATGTGTTCCCTTGTCGAATGGCCATGCCATGCTCGCCGCAACCGTGCGCTACTACAGGATG ATCAACTACAAGCTGAACGTGCAAACACGCAAGAGAGGATTTACTTGGAGCGTGCTGAGGGACAACAACTTGAGGAAAGGTTAA
- the LOC123173743 gene encoding uncharacterized protein isoform X4, producing MPARAQIPSPTSSSSTRRHPRSDLAAANYPQTAPPPMASAHAPVLSPALHSPEEKRREETHVDRTTRSSGGQIHPPRLPRARAPPTTWPCPCVKGLDGDASAPQWPWSFLPIQSLGLDGDGCSSKGTMMNFTDDAPVKKSSVLLTRMESITAYKNKRGQPRLELQNNLTLQCLLMTCVPLSNGHAMLAATVRYYRMINYKLNVQTRKRGFTWSVLRDNNLRKG from the exons ATGCCCGCCCGGGCTCAAATCCCCTCCCCCACGagctcctcctcgacgcgccgccaCCCACGCTCAGACCTCGCCGCCGCCAACTACCCTCAGACCGCGCCGCCGCCTATGGCCTCCGCCCATGCCCCCGTCCTCTCTCCTGCCCTCCACTCCCccgaagaaaagagaagagaagagacgCATGTAGATCGAACGACCAGATCGAGCGGCGGCCAGATCCATCCGCCACGGTTGCCCAGGGCTCGCGCGCCTCCGACGACGTGGCCCTGCCCGTGCGTCAAGGGCCTGGACGGAGATGCTTCTGCTCCGCAATGGCCATGGAGCTTCCTCCCAATCCAAAGTCTTGGACTGGACGGGGACGGCTGCTCTTCCAAG GGCACAATGATGAATTTTACGGACGATGCTCCTG TAAAGAAGAGCTCTGTTCTCTTGACAAGGATGGAAAGTATAACAGCATACAAAAACAAACGTGGACAACCCAGATTG GAACTCCAGAACAATCTGACACTCCAGTGTCTGCTAATGACATGTGTTCCCTTGTCGAATGGCCATGCCATGCTCGCCGCAACCGTGCGCTACTACAGGATG ATCAACTACAAGCTGAACGTGCAAACACGCAAGAGAGGATTTACTTGGAGCGTGCTGAGGGACAACAACTTGAGGAAAGGTTAA
- the LOC123173743 gene encoding uncharacterized protein isoform X2, producing MPAATAAAMRSGVGADGVLLARQSRDNARPGSNPLPHELLLDAPPPTLRPRRRQLPSDRAAAYGLRPCPRPLSCPPLPRRKEKRRDACRSNDQIERRPDPSATVAQGSRASDDVALPVRQGPGRRCFCSAMAMELPPNPKSWTGRGRLLFQGHNDEFYGRCSCKEELCSLDKDGKYNSIQKQTWTTQIGTPEQSDTPVSANDMCSLVEWPCHARRNRALLQDGACFCFYLCHHFLQSNTE from the exons atgccggcggcgacggcggcagcgatGCGGTCTGGCGTCGGCGCCGACGGAGTTCTCCTTGCCCGTCAATCCCGCGACAATGCCCGCCCGGGCTCAAATCCCCTCCCCCACGagctcctcctcgacgcgccgccaCCCACGCTCAGACCTCGCCGCCGCCAACTACCCTCAGACCGCGCCGCCGCCTATGGCCTCCGCCCATGCCCCCGTCCTCTCTCCTGCCCTCCACTCCCccgaagaaaagagaagagaagagacgCATGTAGATCGAACGACCAGATCGAGCGGCGGCCAGATCCATCCGCCACGGTTGCCCAGGGCTCGCGCGCCTCCGACGACGTGGCCCTGCCCGTGCGTCAAGGGCCTGGACGGAGATGCTTCTGCTCCGCAATGGCCATGGAGCTTCCTCCCAATCCAAAGTCTTGGACTGGACGGGGACGGCTGCTCTTCCAAG GGCACAATGATGAATTTTACGGACGATGCTCCTG TAAAGAAGAGCTCTGTTCTCTTGACAAGGATGGAAAGTATAACAGCATACAAAAACAAACGTGGACAACCCAGATTG GAACTCCAGAACAATCTGACACTCCAGTGTCTGCTAATGACATGTGTTCCCTTGTCGAATGGCCATGCCATGCTCGCCGCAACCGTGCGCTACTACAGGATGGTGCTtgcttttgtttttatttgtgtCATCATTTCTTACAATCTAATACCGAGTAA